From the Malus domestica chromosome 17, GDT2T_hap1 genome, one window contains:
- the LOC103404257 gene encoding uncharacterized protein, with amino-acid sequence MESAAAWVDAQEWEVCNDDGFVFKRRKRRRVDPDADSSASAPPSSSAADLREDPEKLRRERRRKFLLKLRDKYQAEIDQWELLSSTLRTMEERARQLQRQREAQQQRTEEEERQKTASSDGPSALEIQGSEFGCGSLVDELLLQVDAHAAIIRDVSSLCDTADALCNEEEERISPLFFDIPICSSPRELMRSLQW; translated from the exons ATGGAGTCTGCAGCAGCTTGGGTGGACGCCCAAGAGTGGGAGGTCTGCAACGACGACGGCTTCGTCTTTAAGCGGAGGAAGAGGCGCCGGGTCGACCCAGATGCCGACTCGTCGGCTTCCGCTCCACCGTCCTCTTCCGCCGCGGATCTACGGGAAGATCCCGAGAAACTCCGGAGAGAGCGGAGGAGGAAGTTTCTTCTCAAGCTCAGAGATAAGTACCAGGCGGAGATCGACCAGTGGGAACTTTTGTCAAGCACGTTGCGCACAATGGAGGAGAGAGCGCGGCAGCTTCAACGGCAACGAGAGGCGCAGCAACAGCGAACGGAAGAGGAAGAGCGACAGAAAACGGCGTCGTCGGATGGGCCTAGTGCGTTAGAGATTCAGGGATCGGAGTTCGGTTGTGGGTCGTTGGTGGATGAGCTTCTCTTGCAG GTAGACGCACACGCAGCGATCATTCGTGATGTTTCAAGTCTCTGTGACACAGCGGACGCTCTATGTAACGAAGAAGAGGAACGGATTAGTCCGCTTTTCTTCGATATTCCGATCTGCAGTTCACCGAGGGAGCTCATGAGATCGTTGCAATGGTAG
- the LOC103404258 gene encoding glucuronokinase 1 isoform X3 — MDEHHKTTSSAEAAVIEHRAYARVGLLGNPSDVYYGRTISFTASNFWATVRLQPSDDLVIQPHLTHDLVVFRSLHHLVNRLDSEGYYGGVRLLMAICKVFFDYCKENAIELEARNFTLSYDTNIPRQAGLSGSSAIVCAALSCLLDFHKVRHLIKVEVRPGLILNAEKQLGIVAGLQDRVAQVYGGLVYMEFAKEDMDTLGHGIYTPMDVHSTVRQRWLNGDEFIISSMTEVADIALEGRTALLEKDYAKLASLMNRNFDLRRSMFGDDALGALNIEMVEVARRVGAASKFTGSGGAVIVFCPDGPLQVKLLEDECRKAGFKLEQIEVIPSLLNEVDLQTLSK; from the exons ATGGACGAGCACCACAAAACGACGTCGTCGGCGGAAGCGGCGGTGATTGAGCACAGGGCGTACGCGAGGGTGGGCCTGCTGGGGAACCCGAGCGACGTCTACTACGGCCGCACGATCTCCTTCACCGCCAGTAACTTCTGGGCCACCGTGCGGTTGCAACCGTCCGATGATCTCGTAATCCAGCCCCACCTCACCCACGACCTCGTCGTCTTCCGATCCCTCCATCACCTG GTGAATCGGTTAGATAGTGAGGGATATTATGGAGGTGTTCGATTGCTGATGGCGATTTGCAAAGTGTTCTTTGATTATTGCAAGGAGAATGCGATTGAATTGGAAGCTCGAAATTTCACTCTCTCGTATGATACGAATATCCCTCGCCAG GCAGGACTTTCGGGGTCTAGTGCGATTGTGTGTGCAGCCCTGAGCTGCCTTCTTGACTTCCACAAGGTTAGGCATTTAATCAAAGTGGAGGTCCGCCCCGGCCTCATCCTCAATGCCGAGAAGCAACTTGGAATTGTTGCCGGTCTTCAAGATCGCGTGGCGCAGGTTTATGGCGGCCTTGTTTACATG GAATTTGCCAAGGAAGACATGGATACATTGGGGCATGGAATTTACACACCCATGGAT GTACATAGTACAGTTCGTCAAAGGTGGCTCAACGGTGATGAGTTTATAATATCATCGATGACAGAAGTTGCAGATATTGCACTAGAAGGAAGGACGGCTTTACTTGAAAAGGACTACGCTAAATTAGCTTCTCTCATGAACAGAAATTTTGACCTTAGAAG AAGCATGTTCGGAGACGATGCTCTAGGTGCTTTAAACATAGAAATGGTGGAGGTGGCCCGGAGGGTGGGTGCAGCATCCAAATTCACAGGTAGCGGAGGGGCAGTCATCGTATTTTGCCCCGATGGTCCTTTACAAGTGAAGCTCTTAGAGGACGAGTGTCGAAAGGCTGGCTTTAAACTGGAACAGATAGAAGTCATTCCCTCTCTTCTAAACGAGGTTGACCTACAAACCTTGTCAAAATAG
- the LOC103404258 gene encoding glucuronokinase 1 isoform X1: protein MDEHHKTTSSAEAAVIEHRAYARVGLLGNPSDVYYGRTISFTASNFWATVRLQPSDDLVIQPHLTHDLVVFRSLHHLVNRLDSEGYYGGVRLLMAICKVFFDYCKENAIELEARNFTLSYDTNIPRQAGLSGSSAIVCAALSCLLDFHKVRHLIKVEVRPGLILNAEKQLGIVAGLQDRVAQVYGGLVYMEFAKEDMDTLGHGIYTPMDVSLLPPLHLIYAENPSDSGKVHSTVRQRWLNGDEFIISSMTEVADIALEGRTALLEKDYAKLASLMNRNFDLRRSMFGDDALGALNIEMVEVARRVGAASKFTGSGGAVIVFCPDGPLQVKLLEDECRKAGFKLEQIEVIPSLLNEVDLQTLSK, encoded by the exons ATGGACGAGCACCACAAAACGACGTCGTCGGCGGAAGCGGCGGTGATTGAGCACAGGGCGTACGCGAGGGTGGGCCTGCTGGGGAACCCGAGCGACGTCTACTACGGCCGCACGATCTCCTTCACCGCCAGTAACTTCTGGGCCACCGTGCGGTTGCAACCGTCCGATGATCTCGTAATCCAGCCCCACCTCACCCACGACCTCGTCGTCTTCCGATCCCTCCATCACCTG GTGAATCGGTTAGATAGTGAGGGATATTATGGAGGTGTTCGATTGCTGATGGCGATTTGCAAAGTGTTCTTTGATTATTGCAAGGAGAATGCGATTGAATTGGAAGCTCGAAATTTCACTCTCTCGTATGATACGAATATCCCTCGCCAG GCAGGACTTTCGGGGTCTAGTGCGATTGTGTGTGCAGCCCTGAGCTGCCTTCTTGACTTCCACAAGGTTAGGCATTTAATCAAAGTGGAGGTCCGCCCCGGCCTCATCCTCAATGCCGAGAAGCAACTTGGAATTGTTGCCGGTCTTCAAGATCGCGTGGCGCAGGTTTATGGCGGCCTTGTTTACATG GAATTTGCCAAGGAAGACATGGATACATTGGGGCATGGAATTTACACACCCATGGATGTTAGTCTTCTTCCGCCTCTTCACCTCATCTATGCCGAGAATCCAAGCGATTCTGGGAAG GTACATAGTACAGTTCGTCAAAGGTGGCTCAACGGTGATGAGTTTATAATATCATCGATGACAGAAGTTGCAGATATTGCACTAGAAGGAAGGACGGCTTTACTTGAAAAGGACTACGCTAAATTAGCTTCTCTCATGAACAGAAATTTTGACCTTAGAAG AAGCATGTTCGGAGACGATGCTCTAGGTGCTTTAAACATAGAAATGGTGGAGGTGGCCCGGAGGGTGGGTGCAGCATCCAAATTCACAGGTAGCGGAGGGGCAGTCATCGTATTTTGCCCCGATGGTCCTTTACAAGTGAAGCTCTTAGAGGACGAGTGTCGAAAGGCTGGCTTTAAACTGGAACAGATAGAAGTCATTCCCTCTCTTCTAAACGAGGTTGACCTACAAACCTTGTCAAAATAG